CGGCCAGGTGCGGCGGATAGGCCCGCTGGGCCAGTAGCACCCGGTTCGCCCCGCCCCACTCCCGGATGACCGCCCCGGCCACGACGATGCGGACCATCAGTCGCCCCGCCCGGTCACGATGCCGGTGCGGGCCCCGACGAGGCGGACGGTTATCCGGTCTCCCGGCCGCGGCGGGGGTGTGTCGTCGTCGGCGAGGGCGCCGAGCTCGGCCACCGGCGTGTTCAGCGCCGAACCGTCGAGGATGACCTGGGTCCGCTCGGGCAACTCGCGCACCCGCAGCACCGGCAGGGCGACCGTGCCGCCGGGTCCAGCACCGACGGGGCGGGCGCGCAGCGACTCGGCCCGGATGGCGACCGCGCCGACCGGGTCGTCGGCGCCGATCCCGAGTTGTCGGGTCGGCAGATCACCCAACTCGGTGCGCACCACGTCGCCGATCCGCTCGGCGGCCAACAGGTTTTCCCACCCGAGGAAGTGTGCCGTCCACTCGTCGGGCGGGTACCGCCAGACGCGGGCGGCGAGGTCGGCGGCGACGACGCCACCGTCGCGCATGACGATGACGGTGTCGCCCATCGTCGCGGCCTCGTCGTGGTCATGGGTGACGACGATCGTCGGGGTGGCAGTGGCCTCGACGATGCCGACGATGTCGTCGGCCAGCTTGCCGCGCAGGTGGGCGTCGAGAGCGGCGAGCGGCTCGTCGAGCAGGAGGAGACGGGGCCGCGGTGCCAATGCGCGGGCCAGCGCCACCCGTTGCGCCTGGCCACCGGACAGGTCGTCGACGCGGCGGCGGGCCATCCCGGGCAGCCGGACCAGGTCGAGCATTTGCGCGACGCGATCGGCGATCTGCTCGCGCGGCCACCTTCGGGCGCGCAGTCCATAGGCGATGTTCGCCGCCACCGAGCGGCCCGGGAACAACTGGGCGTCCTGGAACACCATGCCGAAGTCCCGCCGATGCGGCGGGACCGCCGCCAGGTCCTGCCCGTCGAAGGCGATGGTGCCCGACGCCAGCGGGACCAGACCGGCCACCGCGCGCAACAACGTCGACTTGCCACATCCCGACGGCCCGAGGATCGCCGTCACCGGACCCGCCGGCGGCGCCGTCGCGAGGGTCAGCGACACGTCGCGCACCACCCGCGCGTCGCCGTAGTCGACCGCGACCGAATCCACCACGAGCGTCATAGCAGTGCACCCGCGTTCGGCCGGACGGCCTCGACGATCCCGACCGCGACCGCTGTGACGACGACCAGCACCATCGAGCAGGCCATCGCCGCGGCGAGGTTCGCCTCGCCGGGGCGGTTCAAGGCGGTGCCGATCATCACCGGGAGGGTGGTGGTGTCGACCCGGGCCAGGAAGCTGGTCGCGCCGAACTCGCCCAGACTCAAGATGAAGGCGAAACCCGCGGCAACCGCGAACGACCGTCTCACCAGGGGCAGTTCCACCGTGCTGAAGACCCGCAGCGGCCGGGCGCCCAGGGTCGCCGCCGCCGTGGTCAGGCCGGCCGGGACCTGTTCCAGGGCCGGCACCGCGATCCGGATCACCAGCGGCACGGCGACCAGTGCCTGGACCGCGGCGATCACCCACCACGAGTTGGCCAGCGCGCTCGGCCACCCGGCGAACACCAGCGTGTAGCCGAATCCGAGGGTGACCGCGCTGACGCCCAGCGGGATCGTCGCGATCAGTTCGCCGACTTCGCGCAGCGGGCCGCGCAGCCGGGCGACCACGATCGCGGCGGCCAGCCCGAACACCACGGCCAGGACCGCGGCGACCACCGCGGTGCGCAGTGACATCGCTGCCGACGCGAGCGGCGTCATGCCGTTGACCTCGGCACCCAGCGCGCGGTACCCGGCCAGGGTCCAACTCCCCGGCCCCGCCGGGCGCACCGACCAGAGGGCCAAGACGACAAGGGGCACCACCAACCACAGTGCCGCCCACAGCGCGGTGAGCACCCCGGCGATCCGGGTCCACCCGCGGACCGGGATCGGCGACTGCTCGATGGCCCGGTTCCCCGGCACCCGGCGAGAGAGCAGTCGCACGACGGCCAGAGTCGCCACCACCACGCCGATCTGCAGCACCGACAGCGCCGCCGCCTCCGGCAGGTGGAAGGATCCGACGCCCTCCGTGTAGATGGCGGTCTCGACCGTGTGCAGCTGCCCGTTGCCGAGCACCATGATCACCCCGTAACTCGTCGTGCAGAACAAGAAGACCAGGGCCGCCGCCGCCGCGATCGCGGGCAGCAGCCGGGGCAGGGTCACCGTCGTGAACGCCCGCACCGGTCCGGCACCGCTGACCTGGGCGGCCTGTTCGAGCCGCGGGTCCAGTCCGGACCAGGCCGCCGCGACCACGCGCACGACGACGGCCACGTTCAGGAAGACGTGGGCGCACAGCACCGGGACGAGGCTGGGACCGGCCTCGTCGAGCGCCCCGCCGAGCGCGGCCGGCAGGAAGGACAACGGTCCGGTGAACACCGCCCGAAAGGCCATCCCCACCACGACGCTCGGCAAGACGAAGGGCAGCGTGACCACCACCAGGAACAAGCGCGAGCCGGGAAACCGGACCCGGGCCACGAGCCAGGTGATCGGCGCCGCGACGATCAGCGTCAGGACCGTCGAGGCCGCCGCCTGGGCGAGGGTGAATACCAGCAGCGGGCCCGCCCCCGACCGTCGCCACAGGGTGAGGATCCCCGCACCGTCCCCCGTTCCCGCGGCGCGGTCGAACAGGGCGACCAGGGGCCAGCCGAAAAAGATCACGAGGAAGACGAGCGGAATCGCGCCCAGTAGTGCCAATCCGAGGCCGGCGGTGGTGATCCTCGGGCGCCCCACACCGGTGACCAGCCCGATTCCCGGGCGACTGCGGGTCACCGTCCCACTGCGTCGCGCCACTCTTGCAGCCACTTCTCCCGGTTCTTGGCGATGTAGCCCGGCGGCATGTTGACCGTCCACTCCGGCATCGGCGCGCGGGTCGACCAGCCGTCGGGAAGCGGGGTGTCACGCGTCACCGGGTAGACGAACATCGACGCCGGCAGTGCCTTCTGGACACTCGGACCGAGGAGGAAGTCGATCACTTTGCGCGCCCCGTCCACGTTGGCCGCCCCCTTGAGGATGCCCGCGTACTCGACCTGCCGGAAGCAGGTCTCCAGCAGCGCCTCGGTGCCCGGCGTCGCCACCGGCGACGAGGCGTAGGACACGACGATCGGCTTGGACCCGCGGCCGGCACCCGCACTGAACAGCTGGTTGTAGGCGATCTCCCAGCCCGAGACGATGGTGGCACCGTTGGCGACCACCTTGCGCCAGTAGTCCTCCCACCCCCGCCGCTTCTGGCCGATCGTCGTCAATAGGAAGGAGATACCGGGCGAGGAGGTGCGCGGGTCGAGCAGTGCGGCCTGGTTGCGGTAGGCGGGCTTCGTCAGGTCGTCGAGGGATTGCGGCGGCTGGGCATCCCGGCGCTCGTACCATGACGAGTCGATGTTGAGGCAGACATCGCCGCGGCTGACCGCAGTCAGCAGGTCGGGCGCGGATTTCAGCGCATACTCGGATGCGCCGTTGGCCGCAGCCGGCGACACGTACGGCATGAGGGCCCCGGCTTCGATGGGGCGGGCGGCGAAGGTGTTGTCGATGCCGTAGACCAGGTCGCCCTTGGGTGACCCCGGGGTCAGCGAGATCTGCGACGCGATCTTCCCCGAGTCGCCGGACTTGGCGATCTTGAGGGTGATGCCGGTGGCGGCGTGGAACTCGTCGATGACCGACGAGGGCAGGTCGAAGGAGTCGTAGACGAGCATCGTGACGCTGCCGCGGTCGTCGGATCCGCCGCAGCCGACCACGCCGACGGCCACCGCCGCGGCCAGGAAAGCACTACCGATCCGACGGGTCGACGACGCCGCCGCGAAGTGTCCGATTCGCATGGCTCGATCTAACCACCAGGCGTCGGCGCCGACCCCTGCGATGGGCCCGACCAATGCCCGAGACGGTGAACGAGCCGGAAACCAGACAGTAACAATTGAATCACCAGCCACAATAGCCACATGCTCCAGGGGTTATGGTGCTGGCTGCGGACGCGTTCGACCCATGGTGGTCGCGGCACATAGACTGACGCGCGATCCCGCTTCGCCGACGATAAGGACCTAACCCCGTGCGACCGACCCTCCCGCGCCTTGCGGCCACCGTCGCCATCTCCGCGGGCCTGCTGGCCCCCGCCGCCCCCGCGTTGGCCGCACCGGCCGCGCCCGTCGCGTCGCCGGACGGCTTGACCTCCGCACTGGCCGCGGTCCCCACCAAGGTCGACCGACAGGTGCTCGATTCCCTCGGCGCCTTCGCGCCGGCCATCATCGGCTCGATGGCCACCCCCGGCCCGGACGGCAAGGTCAACCCGGCGCTGTTCGCCGACGCCAACACCCTCGGGTCCAACCCCAACCTCCCGCCGCAGGTGCGCGAGGTGTGGCGCGAGATCATCGACTTCCTCGGCGAGCCGGGCAAGCGCAGCGTCGCCGCATACCACCGGACGAACCGGCTGCCGGTCGCCAAGAAGAAGGCCAAGCCCGGCGATCCGGAGATCCCGCGCGGCCCGGGCGCGCCGCGCATCCAGGAGTTCCTCTACCCGACGATCGGCATCGGCTGCATGCCCGAGTCGGCGACCGGTTCGCTGGGCTCGCTCGGCGGCGGCAACTCGCTGGGGCGCGCCCTGGTCACCGCCGGCCCCCAGAAGGCCCCCGCCCCCGGCCCGAAGCGCGGGCAGGTCGGCTACGTCTACACCAGCCTCGGCACCGGCCCCGCGGTGAACAACCGCGCCCGGCCCCTGATCGCCCAGTGGCTCAACCTCGACACCGGCCGCACCGGCATCATCAACCTGCGGCGCAACCCGAAGATCAACGCCACCGACGGCCCCGGCACCTTCACCGCCATCGCGAGCACCGGCCGCGGCCGCGTGCTGACCGTGATCTCCGGCGACGTCACGGTGAAGACGAAGTCCAAACGCGTGGTGTCCTGCGGGATCGTTCCGGTCATCGGTATCGCCTACGTCTGACGCAACCCTGCCGACGGGGCCCACTCGACGAGAATCAGGGCCCAGTCGGCGGATTTGAGGGCCCAGTCGGCGGATTTGAGGGCCCAGTCGGCGGAGAGTCGCTGTCTACGGCCGATTGCGGCCCGATCACAGGTCGGACTCGTCGATTGCACGTCTAGTCACATGCGTGTTGTTCTGTATCTAGAACCTCACTAGTAACAGCAATCCCACTAGTAACACGCCCTACTGTTCCCACGTTGGAGTGACAACGATGCTCGGCAAACTCTCCCGCCCCGCGCTCAGCGCGACCCTCAGCCTGGCCTCTGCGGCCGCGGTGGCCCTTGCCGGCCCGCTGGCCACCGCCGCGCCGGCCCCGGCGCGCCCGGCACCGGTTCGACCGGCACCGAAAGCCCCCAGCCCCGCCCCCGGCGCCCACACCCTTCCGGTGACCGTCCCGTTCGACGATGAACTGGCCGCCGCACTCAAGTTCGCCAAGCAGGCGGGCGGCGACAAGGTCCTCGTCGAAGTCCTCCAGGCGATCATGGGTGCCGCCGGACAGATCTCACCGCTCACCGCCGCGGCCCCGGGGGCGCAACAGGCCGCCCTGCCGGGCGTGAAGCAGGTCGACGCGATCAGCGACCCGATGAGCCTGCTCCGCCAGGCCGGGGTTCAACCGCTGTCCCCGTCGATCGCACCGTTTTGCGCCGCGCCGACCGCCGACAACCCGCTCGGCCTGGTCAACGCCGGCGCCGCCGGGATCCCCGACCCCTGGCCGCTGCGCACCGCCAACCCCCTGAGCCTGCTGCCCTTCCCCCTCCCCGGGATCACGGTGCCGGACCCCAACCTGGTCAAGGACAAGCAGACGGCCTTCGCCTTCATCCCGGCCGATGCGACCGTCCCCGGCGCCGGCCACAGCAACGCCCACGCCAACTCCCACGACAAGCGCGGCACGATGCGCGTCGCATGGTTCAACACCGCGACCATGCGCGGCGGCGTCAACGAGCTCACTTCCCTCTCGGACACCAACCCGATGTTGAAGGCACTGCCCGGATTGTCGGGTGTGCGCCTGGTTCCCGTCGACACCGGCAAGGGCACTATCCTGGCAGCCGTGTATGGCACAGCTGGAGCCAGCGGCAACCGGGAATGTTTCTTCCTGCCGGCCGTCGGGGTGATCAATTCCTAGCCGGGTCGCTTGGGGCGCCGCCACCGCGCTCACCGGCGCGGTGGCGACGATCGCCGGCGCACGCTCCCACCGTCGGCTGGCCGGGGCGACCAAACCCCTCCCGATGGCCATCCTGGCCGTGCGGACTGCGACCCAGCCCGACATCTCCCCCGTCGACCGCGCCTTGACGCTCGGCGCCATCGGTTTCTCGATGGCCGGTGACTACTGGATGTTCCGCGAGGAGTTCGAACCGCTCGAATCCCCCGCCAAGAACCGGTACCTGGCCAAGGGTGGGGCCTTCTTCGCCGGAGCCCAGGTCTGCTACCAGGCCGTCTTCGCCCGCCGCGGTGCGCGTTACAGCTGGCGCGGATTCGCCCCGCGCATGGCCTTGATGGGCGAGCCGGCCGCGGTCGTCGCGGCGAAGGCGCCCTCGGTCCTGCCCGTTCTCGGCCCCTACGGCGCCCTGCTGGCCGGGATGTCGACGCTGGCCGGGCAGTCCGGGCGCCAGGCCGCCGCGGGTGGGTTGTTGTTCCAGGCGTCGGACGCGGTGATCATGAACCGCCGCCACCTGGCCTCCTCGCCGACGCTGCGCAGTGCGCTCGAGGCGTGGGTGTTGGGCAGCTACTTCGGCGCCCAGTACCTGCTCGTCGACTCGCTGCTCACCGCACCGCGGTCCACCCCGCAGGCCTGAACCGGGACGAGCGGGTCAGACCGACTGCGCCGACCCCCGGCACACCGACACCTGCGGGTTTACACCGGGCACGATGAACATCACCTCGACCGACTGGTGGATCTCGAACTTCACCCGGCCCTTGCCCGGGTGCAGCACCGCCTGCCAGGTGTTCTGCGGGGCCCGCGAGCGGACCTTCACCACGCCTCGGCGACCGTTGTCGACATTGCGCCAATGCACCTGGACCCACATCGTGTACTCGGTGATC
The window above is part of the Gordonia crocea genome. Proteins encoded here:
- a CDS encoding thiamine ABC transporter substrate-binding protein, which produces MRIGHFAAASSTRRIGSAFLAAAVAVGVVGCGGSDDRGSVTMLVYDSFDLPSSVIDEFHAATGITLKIAKSGDSGKIASQISLTPGSPKGDLVYGIDNTFAARPIEAGALMPYVSPAAANGASEYALKSAPDLLTAVSRGDVCLNIDSSWYERRDAQPPQSLDDLTKPAYRNQAALLDPRTSSPGISFLLTTIGQKRRGWEDYWRKVVANGATIVSGWEIAYNQLFSAGAGRGSKPIVVSYASSPVATPGTEALLETCFRQVEYAGILKGAANVDGARKVIDFLLGPSVQKALPASMFVYPVTRDTPLPDGWSTRAPMPEWTVNMPPGYIAKNREKWLQEWRDAVGR
- a CDS encoding ABC transporter permease, which translates into the protein MTRSRPGIGLVTGVGRPRITTAGLGLALLGAIPLVFLVIFFGWPLVALFDRAAGTGDGAGILTLWRRSGAGPLLVFTLAQAAASTVLTLIVAAPITWLVARVRFPGSRLFLVVVTLPFVLPSVVVGMAFRAVFTGPLSFLPAALGGALDEAGPSLVPVLCAHVFLNVAVVVRVVAAAWSGLDPRLEQAAQVSGAGPVRAFTTVTLPRLLPAIAAAAALVFLFCTTSYGVIMVLGNGQLHTVETAIYTEGVGSFHLPEAAALSVLQIGVVVATLAVVRLLSRRVPGNRAIEQSPIPVRGWTRIAGVLTALWAALWLVVPLVVLALWSVRPAGPGSWTLAGYRALGAEVNGMTPLASAAMSLRTAVVAAVLAVVFGLAAAIVVARLRGPLREVGELIATIPLGVSAVTLGFGYTLVFAGWPSALANSWWVIAAVQALVAVPLVIRIAVPALEQVPAGLTTAAATLGARPLRVFSTVELPLVRRSFAVAAGFAFILSLGEFGATSFLARVDTTTLPVMIGTALNRPGEANLAAAMACSMVLVVVTAVAVGIVEAVRPNAGALL
- a CDS encoding ABC transporter ATP-binding protein codes for the protein MTLVVDSVAVDYGDARVVRDVSLTLATAPPAGPVTAILGPSGCGKSTLLRAVAGLVPLASGTIAFDGQDLAAVPPHRRDFGMVFQDAQLFPGRSVAANIAYGLRARRWPREQIADRVAQMLDLVRLPGMARRRVDDLSGGQAQRVALARALAPRPRLLLLDEPLAALDAHLRGKLADDIVGIVEATATPTIVVTHDHDEAATMGDTVIVMRDGGVVAADLAARVWRYPPDEWTAHFLGWENLLAAERIGDVVRTELGDLPTRQLGIGADDPVGAVAIRAESLRARPVGAGPGGTVALPVLRVRELPERTQVILDGSALNTPVAELGALADDDTPPPRPGDRITVRLVGARTGIVTGRGD
- a CDS encoding lysoplasmalogenase, yielding MATIAGARSHRRLAGATKPLPMAILAVRTATQPDISPVDRALTLGAIGFSMAGDYWMFREEFEPLESPAKNRYLAKGGAFFAGAQVCYQAVFARRGARYSWRGFAPRMALMGEPAAVVAAKAPSVLPVLGPYGALLAGMSTLAGQSGRQAAAGGLLFQASDAVIMNRRHLASSPTLRSALEAWVLGSYFGAQYLLVDSLLTAPRSTPQA
- a CDS encoding Rv1157c family protein is translated as MRPTLPRLAATVAISAGLLAPAAPALAAPAAPVASPDGLTSALAAVPTKVDRQVLDSLGAFAPAIIGSMATPGPDGKVNPALFADANTLGSNPNLPPQVREVWREIIDFLGEPGKRSVAAYHRTNRLPVAKKKAKPGDPEIPRGPGAPRIQEFLYPTIGIGCMPESATGSLGSLGGGNSLGRALVTAGPQKAPAPGPKRGQVGYVYTSLGTGPAVNNRARPLIAQWLNLDTGRTGIINLRRNPKINATDGPGTFTAIASTGRGRVLTVISGDVTVKTKSKRVVSCGIVPVIGIAYV